Proteins from one Streptomyces genisteinicus genomic window:
- the serC gene encoding phosphoserine transaminase, which yields MADIQIPADIKPADGRFGAGPSKVRTEALDALAATGTSLLGTSHRQAPVKNLVGEVREGVRELFSLPEGYEVILGNGGSTAFWDVATHGLIENKSQHLSFGEFSSKFAKAAKQAPWLAEPTVISSDPGTHPEARAEAGVDVYGLTHNETSTGVAAPVKRVAGADEGALVLVDATSGAGGLPVDIAESDVYYFAPQKSFAADGGLWVAVFSPAAIERAERVHASGRHVPEFFSLPTAIDNSRKNQTYNTPALSTLFLLNEQLKWINGQGGLDWAVRRTATSSRTLYGWAEASKYANPFVVDPAKRSQVIGTIDFADEIDAAAVAKVLRANGVVDTEPYRKLGRNQLRVAMFPAIEPSDVEALTACIDHVIEKL from the coding sequence GGCACCTCCCTCCTCGGCACCTCCCACCGCCAGGCCCCGGTCAAGAACCTGGTCGGCGAGGTCCGCGAGGGCGTGCGCGAGCTGTTCTCGCTGCCCGAGGGGTACGAGGTGATCCTGGGCAACGGCGGCTCCACCGCCTTCTGGGACGTCGCGACCCACGGGCTGATCGAGAACAAGTCCCAGCACCTGTCGTTCGGCGAGTTCTCCTCCAAGTTCGCGAAGGCCGCCAAGCAGGCGCCGTGGCTGGCCGAGCCGACCGTGATCTCCTCCGACCCGGGCACCCACCCCGAGGCGCGGGCCGAGGCCGGCGTCGACGTGTACGGCCTCACCCACAACGAGACCTCCACCGGTGTCGCCGCCCCCGTCAAGCGGGTCGCCGGTGCCGACGAGGGCGCGCTCGTGCTGGTCGACGCCACCTCGGGTGCCGGCGGTCTGCCCGTCGACATCGCCGAGTCGGACGTCTACTACTTCGCCCCGCAGAAGTCCTTCGCCGCCGACGGCGGCCTGTGGGTCGCCGTGTTCTCGCCGGCCGCGATCGAGCGCGCCGAGCGCGTCCACGCGTCCGGCCGCCACGTCCCGGAGTTCTTCAGCCTCCCGACGGCGATCGACAACTCCCGCAAGAACCAGACGTACAACACCCCGGCGCTGTCGACCCTCTTCCTGCTGAACGAGCAGCTTAAGTGGATCAACGGCCAGGGCGGTCTGGACTGGGCGGTGCGCCGCACGGCCACCTCCTCGCGCACCCTGTACGGCTGGGCCGAGGCGTCGAAGTACGCCAACCCCTTCGTCGTCGACCCGGCCAAGCGTTCCCAGGTCATCGGCACCATCGACTTCGCCGACGAGATCGACGCGGCCGCCGTGGCCAAGGTGCTGCGCGCCAACGGCGTGGTGGACACCGAGCCCTACCGCAAGCTGGGCCGCAACCAGCTGCGCGTGGCGATGTTCCCGGCGATCGAGCCGTCGGACGTCGAGGCGCTCACGGCGTGCATCGACCACGTCATCGAGAAGCTCTGA
- a CDS encoding ABC transporter permease produces the protein MSAPGTVDLMPADTHGRAYWAVADCWNVVRRGLTHYQRQPVLIAWQLGFPIVSVLLYGYVFGGAMKSPDGGSVRDFLMPGMFAMTMAFGFMNTAIAVVADVTKGVVDRFRSMPMAPSAVVTGRGVNDLIVACAELAILAATALAMGWRADSGLAASLGAFGLLLLLRFCLIWVGIVLGLVVPNQEAAGGLYAVAFPLTMISSVFVPPSTMPDWLGVIAAWNPISSTAAAARELFGNPVAGDGSWIQENALLMAVVWPLVITAVFAPLAIRRFQRLSR, from the coding sequence ATGAGCGCCCCCGGCACCGTGGACCTGATGCCCGCGGACACCCACGGCCGCGCCTACTGGGCCGTCGCCGACTGCTGGAACGTCGTCCGCCGCGGTCTCACCCACTACCAGCGCCAACCCGTGCTGATCGCCTGGCAGCTCGGCTTCCCGATCGTCTCCGTGCTGCTGTACGGCTACGTCTTCGGCGGCGCGATGAAGTCGCCCGACGGCGGCAGCGTCCGCGACTTCCTGATGCCCGGCATGTTCGCCATGACCATGGCCTTCGGCTTCATGAACACCGCGATCGCGGTCGTCGCCGACGTGACCAAGGGTGTCGTCGACCGCTTCCGTTCGATGCCGATGGCCCCCTCCGCCGTCGTCACCGGCCGGGGCGTCAACGACCTGATCGTCGCCTGCGCCGAACTCGCCATCCTCGCCGCGACGGCCCTCGCCATGGGCTGGCGCGCCGACTCCGGCCTCGCCGCCTCCCTGGGCGCCTTCGGACTGCTGCTGCTCCTGCGCTTCTGCCTGATCTGGGTGGGCATCGTGCTGGGCCTGGTCGTCCCCAACCAGGAGGCCGCCGGCGGGCTGTACGCGGTGGCGTTCCCGCTCACGATGATCTCCAGCGTCTTCGTGCCGCCGTCGACCATGCCTGACTGGCTGGGCGTGATCGCCGCGTGGAACCCGATCTCCTCGACGGCGGCGGCCGCCCGCGAGCTCTTCGGCAACCCCGTGGCGGGCGACGGCAGCTGGATCCAGGAGAACGCCCTGCTCATGGCGGTGGTGTGGCCGCTCGTGATCACGGCCGTCTTCGCACCCCTCGCGATCCGCCGCTTCCAGCGCCTCAGCCGCTGA